The Salvelinus sp. IW2-2015 linkage group LG32, ASM291031v2, whole genome shotgun sequence genome includes the window ATGAATACTCGACTACAGGAACTTTTTGATACATTTATTCTCCATGTTAGCAcagaatatatttatatacatattGCTAGCTAAAGCGTTAAAATGCCAGTAGCATAGAACATTTTAAAGGTCGAGTTtggacaaaaacacaaaaaacaaactgTATAACTGATCAATGCACGATCAAAATTGTTTGGCTACAGAAATGCCATGTCTTACCGATGTCTACAGCTTCTGTCTAAAAACAAATCCTGTGAAATGACGTCAACACATACTGGATGAGTTATTGGCTAGTGACAAGCTTAGCTAACGAACTAGCTACGTTGGAATGACGTCGATTAACCACCAAAAGTACAccccatttctgtttgaaaattgaGAACGAGRCGGACCATTTTTCGTGCCCAAAGTCRACCTTTAAGCCATGATTAACAGTGTACATATGGACAGGGGGAAARGTTTTTAGATGTAGTCATGTGTGAGACGTTACACTTGACTTTTCTCGCCAGAAAATAGTGAGAATTTGAGGGGAAAAGATCATTGTCATATTGCATCATTTTCAGGAAGTGCAACGGTCTTTTAAAATCAGAAAAAAGGAACATAATACRCACATCGTACTCATGCAAGTTCCCAGAAATACTTTAAAACGTGAATGACATCAAAATATTTCCACAAAGGGAAATAACTCATTCATACAGGGATGGACAAATACATCCTCTATCAGTGAACCAATCCAATTATCAGATCGGATTTACCTCCAATGCAACAACACTTTCCAAAGTGCAGACAAAGTTTTCGTAACAATGAAGACCAAACATTTGTGTTAAGAGGAGTGGTTGAGGTCTGGACAGTGATACTCACCTCAGTAATAGATAGACAGTTGACCAGTTAAGAACTGTAGGGRTCTACTGGTTTTCAAGGCAACATATCAACAGCTTAATCTGATTCCCAATTACATTGGTCCTCTCTCTTAGCCTTACTAATAGAGGGCAGATGAGTTACTACTGCCTGCAGCGTGCCAGTGGTGAACTACTTGAATTAGAATGCACCATCAGTGTGTGTTGCCTTTAATCTCATTAGAATGACATGGTGTAAAGGAACCAGTTTATTTACATGTAGTGCAACCATGACATGATTTTGTTAACAccatgagagacagggagagaaagattgTGGCATTCGTGCAGGGCATGCATGAttctgttcagtctcctgaggaagTGTATCAGGATTAAACAGATTATTACATGTGGCAAATCAGGCAGTTTTTTCATTACTTCTAAAACGCTTCTCtgattgaaaaacaaaaaacagactaTGGGTTAGGGTAAGAGAAAAAGGGATTGAAAAGAAATCGTCTACGCCATTATTTGTCATCGTGTTCAAACGAATACAAATATGTGTTAGCTCTGAAAAGTGATACACTTTGTCGGAGTTAACGGAAGAGAGTGTTGCCATCATTGAAAACCGTGTGTCCAAAACTAGGCAATAAAATGAATGCAGGGGATGACCTTTCCTCTGTTCAGTCAGCTCTTCATAACTAAGGAAACAGTCACATGGACTTACAATAATGGCTGACTTCCCAAGTAGCCTCTTGGTTAGTACTTCTGTTCTAAATAAAATTGGCAATTACATTACCGTTTAAGAAATGATCCAAGACAAGTTAAGCAAAGGATAATAACATTGCACACCATTCAGACTCCAGTAATAAAAAGTACTAAAAGATAAGCCTGATCACAGTTGATATTTGCATATTTTATATTGGTCCATCCGTATTCGTTGTCTATGGGGAAACCGAGATACTTTGCAAGCTTCTGTTATTTTTCTAGTAATACAAATGTGAAACTATCAACATGCACAGCTCTTTACTCAGAATATGAGGATAGTTTTGGAAAAAACAGGCACTGACCACCAACAGCATAAGCAGTGAATGTCTAACTAGTCACTGAGCATTCTAAAACCGTACTTACAGTGAACATCACAATAACCATGGCACTGGCGCCAACCATAAACTAGAGGGGAAAAAACAGCACTCACTTTCTCTGTTAAGATMAGGTTTAACAAATGTCATTTTTGGCAATATTACAAAGCATTTGGGTCATGAAATTAAATGTGCAAACTGTCAAATTATGAAGGAACCTCTCTAAGATCCAGCTCAGTAAAGATTGCTATATATTCCCAATAAATGTATAACTTTTTCTTTAATTCATAAAAATTACAGTATATTCAAAATGTCTAGCCCaaaatgtgcataatagcaaagggAAGATTTGTCAGCATCTTTATAGCCGACTTCATAACCCTGTTCCCAATGATGTTTAAGAGACTTGAAGATggataaaaacaataaaaaggtGCTATTTACCAAAATATGTTCATGATAAAATCATGCAAAATTTTTATGGATCATTTCCTTTTTTCACAATTACATTTTGTTTCTCCTGTTTTTCAGcattttgaaaaatattttctGTATGAAAGCAGAGCTTATTCAACGCTGCAATAGTACTTACGGTATAAGATCGACTGTCATTGTTAAACATTAACAGTAagaaaagtgaaaaaaaatgcaGGTAATAAAATGTTTTCAGTTAATGTTCATCTGTTACTAGACACTTAAATAAAACATTCTGCAACATAGGTCAAATTAGcacttcataaaaataaaataaaaaacaatcattCGAGCCATGCtcttgataatatatatatatWTTTTTWAATCGATACACTGGGTATATTAAATAAAGTactgaaataaaatgaaaatagcaATTTTTTCCCGCATATATTCGGTCCAAAAAGTGTTCAGGAAGTCAGATAGGGGCGTGGTTGGGTAAGTTACATCGGGGGGAGAGYCAATGGGAAAGTGTGCTGGGGGGGGGGCTGTTCATCTCTTCCTGCGGCAGGTGCGTTTGTGGTCGGCGTGCCAGTGTTCCTGTTGACACTTGATGGAACAGTAGGAGGTATTCCAGCAGCAGTGGTACATGGCTTCCTCCTCACAGTTATAACACTGGAggatacacacacagtcagaactGACATGGCTCCTCTTTAGGCTTGAATTTTTTCGTACATTACTATGATGTAATTTGTGAATACCACTTTAACAAATAACTCATTTGCTGTTAAGTCATTGTCATATTCAATTGATAcattatattgactatgtctaGTATTGCTCTAATTATGTATTGGCCTTTTGGTTATGGAGTTAAAAATCCCAAAAGGTCAAAGATGTGCTTAGCTACTACTGTGGGTTGTGGGACAAATCCATWAAAAAAAAACTATGAATGAACTGTGCGTGTCCAAATATTTTTCCGGATTTAGCCCCTCAGGTCTCAATGTGTGAGCCACtggtgttaacttcttatggctgggggcagtattgagtagcttggatgaataaggtgcccagagtaaactgcctgctaatcaggcccagatcctagaatatgcatattattagtatatttggatagaaaacactctgacgtttctaaaactgtttgaatgatgtctgtgagtataacagaactcatatggcaggcaaaaacctgagaaaaaatccaaccaggaagtgggaaatctgaggtttgtagattttcaactcatcgcctatcgaatatacagtggaatattggtcatattgcacttcctaaggcttccactagatcaacggtctttagaaccttgtttgatgcttctactgtgaaggaggggggagtgagggctctttgagtcagggctctggcagagtgccatgagctgaccacgcgcgttcacgtgatagttagacctgcattccatcgcatttctacagacaaaggaattctccggttggaacattattgaagatttatgttaaaaacatcctaaagattgattctatacttcgtttgacatgtttctacgaactgtaatatgactgtcTGAACWTTCGCATGGACTTgaccgcgcgtcgtgagtttggattgtaaTGTAAACTGAGATKtttggatataaatatgaactttatcgtacaaaacatacatgtattgtgtaacatgaagtcctatgagtgtcatctgatgaagatcatcaaaggttagtgattcattttatctctttctgctttttgtgactcctctctttggctggaaaaatggctgtgtttttctgtgaataggtgctgacctaacaatgatatgttgtgcttttgtcgtaaagcctttttgaaatcggacactgtggtgggattaacaacaagtttatctttaaaatggtgtaaaatacttgtatgttctggggaattttaattatgagatttctgttgttttgaatttggcgccctgcactttcactggctgttgtcatatcgatcccgttaacgggatcccagccataagtTAACAGACTGAGCTGTGTGTGGTAGAGaacgagggaaagagaagggTCTCACTCACCCACTGCTTCTTCTTGGTGGTAGAGATGAGCTGCTTGTGCTGGGCCACCATcttcttcacctcctccaccAGCTCCTCCTTACACTTCTCCTTCACCGTCTTAcactttctctccatctcagCCTGGCCCCCCGACACTGCCTTGCTCACCGCCTGCCTCTTCTCGTCCTCCATCTCAGAACGCAgctggagacacacaccacagaaaaTGAGCCTCAACTTTGATACATGTGGTATACTCGTGTGTTTCCTTTTCTTTAAGAATAATTCAATAAAAGCTTTTCTCAGTGTCCTACTGTTCTATGTCCTACTCCGTCTCAATCCCTCAGTCCCTCACCTTCTCCAGGGCCTCTCGGACCCCCTCAGTCTCAGGGCCTCTCGGACCCCCTCAGTCTCAATCCCCCAGTCCCTCACCTTCTCCAGGGCCTCTCGGACCATgcgctctgtctccctcttgtTGTCGGCCTTCATCATGTCCTTGACATCGTTGAAGATCTTGGTGTACTTCTCGTGGCACATGTTCTGGCAGGCTCCGTCAGAGGTGGTCTGGGTGCTGCGGTGTAGGCTGCGTGGCGAGGCGGCTGAGGCCTTCTTGGTCTGCGTGGAGACAGACAGCTTCTCTGGCTGGTGGGGCGTCGTCACGGGGATCTCCTGGCTGCTGCTCACAGCCTCCATCTCAGGCTCCGGGTCCTGGGGGAGAGAGGTCAGGGACGGggttagagatggagagagaaacaagcaaacaaacatagaaacagacacacGCATAAATCTCCCTACACACACATCAAGGTCTTGATTCAATCCATAACGCCGAAGTTCAGTGCTACAGTGCGATTGAACTTTAAAGGCAATGCGGAAACTGCACtcacggtaaacgctgcgtaTGGCAGCTcaaatcggaaatgacctttaaatgtcaagcgcGCTATATGCGATACAGATTAAATCAAGCCCTAAAACTCTTCaaatgaaacacacagacacataccatGGTAACACACTGGCTGAGGTGACCGTACAACAGTAGTGTTGGGATACTTACAGTGGCTTCCTCTTTGGGCTCAGGAGCTTGACTGCGGCGGCTTTTCTTTGCTTTCGGCTCCTGCCTGTCTGGCTGACGGTCtcggtctgcctgtctgtctgctttctgCTGGGGAGAAACATAACATATTGGATTACAGAAGCGCAGTATCAGAGATGTCTAGCACCTCTGTTGGATAAGCATTTCCRTTACCACGGCAACTATTCGAGCTAGAGCCATGACACTACAGATGGTGTTTGTGTTGATCCTCACATTCTCAAATCATTGAAATTCCTCCTAATGTATTATTACATTAATATTAAATTAGCTACTAAAAACACACTAGAGCAGCTTTTAGTGAGCTTATTTTCAACATGCAAATAAAaaatacctctgtgtgtgtgagaatagTGCACACATACGTACATGTTTGACCTGATCGTTGTTGTTGCTGGTGGAGGAGATTGAGTACTCTGCCTCCTCCGGCCTCTCTGtcagcctctcctctccgtctcctctcctctcctccaccttctccaccgtCTTGGTTTTCCAGAAGCGGCCCTCCCTCTGAAAGCATTGGGACAGCTCCAGCTCATCACAGGCCTTCTTCCAGCTCGCGCTGCGCTTCACCTGCAGCTGCTGCACCGACACCTTGATGTCCTGGATGTTGTCTGCAGGGATCCATGCTCTGGGGACAAGGAGGARGGGGAACAACAGTCAGAGCAGCCAGGGAATCTCTCAAAGCTCCATAGCCAGGGGAAATTATATTGCGTGGATAGCAAGATGCCTTGCTCCTTCCTGCCAAACGTTTCTTCTCCGCattgagtctggatctgagtacctcccgaCCCTTCACCGAATGTGAACACATTCAGGGcagtctgattggtccagaacccaatgggttgggccagagccagaacacacgtgggtaacgCGGTGGTTTGGAAATGCGTCATTGACTTTGATACTCTGATGACTTTATTTGGTACAACGCCCCTCGTCACCACAAAACGACTTCAGTGATGACAGtatcagactgaagtatgtagYGAAcgacagagcagcggaagaattccGTTTGAGCCGTCAGCCTAGAAATGAGTACAGACAAGACATTCTAGGGGATCGAAAGTTTAAAATGATCCACTATGATATATCCGCCGCTCTGCGTGTCAATACAGTTGGCCCTCAGATCCAGAGACTCATGTCCTAGTGATAAGGCTGTTGCATATGTAGTGGCACGATAACTATGCCATGTCTATCAGCACGAGTGTGATGGCTGACCTCTGGTGGGAGATGAGTTCTAGCACcttagtgcactccttttgatgAACGTTTTGGTTgaaagtagtgccctacatagggaatacagTGCCACTTGGGATGCAGCCTCTGTATCAGTGTGATGGCTGACCTCTGGTGCTGGTGGCCAAAGAAGCGGACGTCCACCTGCTGGTCCTCTCTCTGCAGGACCTTGGCCGGCCAGTAGCCAAAGCCCTTCATCTTAGCCCACACAACCTCATGATTAGGAGTCTGCAACAACAAGCACAACCCCAGATCAGCACAGGGCAAACGACACCAgataatacacacatacaattcaaTCAACTTTATTTGTCCCCTTATGGCAATTCTATTTGGACTATAACACTTCAGACATAGCCCTAACATTACGGCCAATATTACATTGAGTTGATATCTTGATCATTTCAACAATCAACGCCAAAGGAGCATTGAAAGCAAGACAGTTTGATACTCACACAGGGGTAGCAGAACCAGTTGTCAGGCCGAGCGTTGGACAGGTAGAAGCAGTTCTTACACAGCATCAACTCGTtcagctggagagagagcgagagaggaagagacgtggAGCGAATgaggaagagacacagagaacagctgccctgccactcacaacacaaccacctagAATACTACAATACAAATCTGTCACATTTAGTTCAGAAAAKaaaagggggaaaaaactgtttaCCTCATGGCATGTGTCACTGTAGAGCAACCGCGCTATTTCAGCCTGGTCACTATGAACTGCAACAAAAACAGGGTTCGTTAACATTGGGAAAATAACATTGAAGTACATTGGAAAGATTTTGTTCCATTAAACATGCCACCACAAATGCATTTTAACTACATAGAGAGACATGATCCTCCTCATTTTTTGGTAGACAATCAATAACTGTTCAGACTTCGTGCTTCCTTCAAATTACATTTCTGCCACAACTATACGGTCTTATTTTCTAAGCTGCAATTAATAATAGTAGGAAGGAAATCTGACAGCAAAACATGCTCTTCACAGATGTTTCCCACATGGGAccttattcactatatagtgcacgactgtagaccagagctctatggtccttagtcaaacgtagtgcagtataaagggaacaggatgccatttaggacgcaaccCATAATAACAGCATGGTTGTGaacgacaccccccccccccccccMCMCACCTCCAAACAAGATGGCGGTGTTGTGCACGATCAGCTGGGCATCTGCCTTGAACTCGTCGAAGCTCTTGTATTTCCCCTCGGTGAGGTTCTGCAACACATAGACAgcgatacagagacagagagaacacaaaGAGGACTATTCATTCACACTGGGTAGGGCAGCAGAGAGGGGGCTGTGtggtgcagttgcagtaccatAAGAGACCAGAGGAGGGCAGTGCACCACAGACCCAGAGACCAAGACCCAAGCCAGGGAGGCGCTGTGCTGTTTTCCAGCCTATCCAGAGGCCTTGGTCGTATTcactaggcaccaaacagaagaaaaccgactggaacagggagggactaagctgaacgttttgctacagtgtgcactaatgaatactaCCCTGCGACAGTGGCAGGGAGCGCTGTGCTGTTTCCCAGCCAATTTGGCAGGCAGGGCTTGGCTGGCGGGAACTACCAGTGATCACGGTGCAGAGGAGACCTCACTGACCCCCTCGCTGTGACGAGAGGCAATCTGAAAGCYTCAGCTACACAATCACAGCTTTATACTGGGGCTACATCTGACGTGCCCTTACACAGACCCTCACCAAACAACATGGACtaagtcccaaatagcaccctattccctatacataggaaatagggtgccatttRAAAAAAAAAAACGTGAAATCCTGTGTTCAGCGGTGTATTGCGGGGAGTTACCTCCTGAATGTTGGTGACGTCCAGCGTGGTGTGGATGAGCCTTCTGTACATCGGGTGTTGAGTGTCTTTGCCTTTCTTGTTCAGGTCCACGGCCTACAGTGCCAGGAGAGAAATAATACGATTTATGGGCGAAAAGGAGGAGGGGTGCTGGGATTAACCCAAGCCATTGTGGTGGGACATTTTACTGGCCTTGATTTAAAGTGGAATAAAACATGGCAGAGCTCTGATTCAATACAGTgttacgttccaaatggcaccctcggAGCCCTATAGGagggctggtcaaaagtagtgcactataaagggaatagKgcgccatttgggatgcaatcagTGCCACAGCCTGGTCCTGCATCCCTACCCTGAACATAAAACTAACTGTAACACTCACCCTCTCTTTCATGCGCTGAATGATAAAACGCAGGTATCTGCACATCTCCTGCTTGTTCAGGTTCTTCTTTTTACtaccctagagagagagagaaagagagagaggatgactcTGTAACCCATCCAGCTCTCTATTCAAACCACGTGTAGCTAGCAGTAAATTGGAACTGATGAGAGCTAACTGAGTatataatatgttttattgtcacatacaccggataggtgcagtgaaatgtgttgttttacagggtcagccatagtagaaCGGCACCACTGGAGCaaactagggttaagtgctttgctcaagggcacagacagatttttccccTTGTCGGCTCAAGTATTTAAACCAGGGTTGCACATTTgatggaaactttccgtgggaattaacaggaatatatgggaattaatattaatatcttttaaatgtagatgtttttttgcattggatatatttaccatagcatatggagacaaacataaaccttttaccttataagtagacataattgcaaattattaaatccttccaatatatatttttttattttttttatttagttatgaatttaacttgaattaaatgagttgactcttcacatgggatgatttcaccaaaaaacaaaaagggaatattgaatgatccccaatgatccatcgcatctccca containing:
- the LOC111956382 gene encoding zinc finger MYND domain-containing protein 11 isoform X1, producing the protein MNKEVMSRVVKKRQADPKVVQYVWAAIEVIRNQKQIANMDRISKYLSRVFGMHPKETARQLSLAVKDGLVVETLTVGCKGSKAGIEQEGYWLPGDEQEPNADGSKTEKEPPKEEWEAESHDWYCFECHLPGDVLVCDNCFRVYHLKCLSDEYKPRDSGSHWQCVVCRGSKKKNLNKQEMCRYLRFIIQRMKERAVDLNKKGKDTQHPMYRRLIHTTLDVTNIQENLTEGKYKSFDEFKADAQLIVHNTAILFGVHSDQAEIARLLYSDTCHELNELMLCKNCFYLSNARPDNWFCYPCTPNHEVVWAKMKGFGYWPAKVLQREDQQVDVRFFGHQHQRAWIPADNIQDIKVSVQQLQVKRSASWKKACDELELSQCFQREGRFWKTKTVEKVEERRGDGEERLTERPEEAEYSISSTSNNNDQVKHQKADRQADRDRQPDRQEPKAKKSRRSQAPEPKEEATDPEPEMEAVSSSQEIPVTTPHQPEKLSVSTQTKKASAASPRSLHRSTQTTSDGACQNMCHEKYTKIFNDVKDMMKADNKRETERMVREALEKLRSEMEDEKRQAVSKAVSGGQAEMERKCKTVKEKCKEELVEEVKKMVAQHKQLISTTKKKQWCYNCEEEAMYHCCWNTSYCSIKCQQEHWHADHKRTCRRKR
- the LOC111956382 gene encoding zinc finger MYND domain-containing protein 11 isoform X4 — protein: MNKEVMSRVVKKRQADPKVVQYVWAAIEVIRNQKQIANMDRISKYLSRVFGMHPKETARQLSLAVKDGLVVETLTVGCKGSKAGIEQEGYWLPGDEQTEKEPPKEEWEAESHDWYCFECHLPGDVLVCDNCFRVYHLKCLSDEYKPRDSGSHWQCVVCRGSKKKNLNKQEMCRYLRFIIQRMKERAVDLNKKGKDTQHPMYRRLIHTTLDVTNIQENLTEGKYKSFDEFKADAQLIVHNTAILFGVHSDQAEIARLLYSDTCHELNELMLCKNCFYLSNARPDNWFCYPCTPNHEVVWAKMKGFGYWPAKVLQREDQQVDVRFFGHQHQRAWIPADNIQDIKVSVQQLQVKRSASWKKACDELELSQCFQREGRFWKTKTVEKVEERRGDGEERLTERPEEAEYSISSTSNNNDQVKHQKADRQADRDRQPDRQEPKAKKSRRSQAPEPKEEATDPEPEMEAVSSSQEIPVTTPHQPEKLSVSTQTKKASAASPRSLHRSTQTTSDGACQNMCHEKYTKIFNDVKDMMKADNKRETERMVREALEKLRSEMEDEKRQAVSKAVSGGQAEMERKCKTVKEKCKEELVEEVKKMVAQHKQLISTTKKKQWCYNCEEEAMYHCCWNTSYCSIKCQQEHWHADHKRTCRRKR
- the LOC111956382 gene encoding zinc finger MYND domain-containing protein 11 isoform X3; the protein is MNKEVMSRVVKKRQADPKVVQYVWAAIEVIRNQKQIANMDRISKYLSRVFGMHPKETARQLSLAVKDGLVVETLTVGCKGSKAGIEQEGYWLPGDEQEPNADGSKEWEAESHDWYCFECHLPGDVLVCDNCFRVYHLKCLSDEYKPRDSGSHWQCVVCRGSKKKNLNKQEMCRYLRFIIQRMKERAVDLNKKGKDTQHPMYRRLIHTTLDVTNIQENLTEGKYKSFDEFKADAQLIVHNTAILFGVHSDQAEIARLLYSDTCHELNELMLCKNCFYLSNARPDNWFCYPCTPNHEVVWAKMKGFGYWPAKVLQREDQQVDVRFFGHQHQRAWIPADNIQDIKVSVQQLQVKRSASWKKACDELELSQCFQREGRFWKTKTVEKVEERRGDGEERLTERPEEAEYSISSTSNNNDQVKHQKADRQADRDRQPDRQEPKAKKSRRSQAPEPKEEATDPEPEMEAVSSSQEIPVTTPHQPEKLSVSTQTKKASAASPRSLHRSTQTTSDGACQNMCHEKYTKIFNDVKDMMKADNKRETERMVREALEKLRSEMEDEKRQAVSKAVSGGQAEMERKCKTVKEKCKEELVEEVKKMVAQHKQLISTTKKKQWCYNCEEEAMYHCCWNTSYCSIKCQQEHWHADHKRTCRRKR
- the LOC111956382 gene encoding zinc finger MYND domain-containing protein 11 isoform X5; its protein translation is MNKEVMSRVVKKRQADPKVVQYVWAAIEVIRNQKQIANMDRISKYLSRVFGMHPKETARQLSLAVKDGLVVETLTVGCKGSKAGIEQEGYWLPGDEQEWEAESHDWYCFECHLPGDVLVCDNCFRVYHLKCLSDEYKPRDSGSHWQCVVCRGSKKKNLNKQEMCRYLRFIIQRMKERAVDLNKKGKDTQHPMYRRLIHTTLDVTNIQENLTEGKYKSFDEFKADAQLIVHNTAILFGVHSDQAEIARLLYSDTCHELNELMLCKNCFYLSNARPDNWFCYPCTPNHEVVWAKMKGFGYWPAKVLQREDQQVDVRFFGHQHQRAWIPADNIQDIKVSVQQLQVKRSASWKKACDELELSQCFQREGRFWKTKTVEKVEERRGDGEERLTERPEEAEYSISSTSNNNDQVKHQKADRQADRDRQPDRQEPKAKKSRRSQAPEPKEEATDPEPEMEAVSSSQEIPVTTPHQPEKLSVSTQTKKASAASPRSLHRSTQTTSDGACQNMCHEKYTKIFNDVKDMMKADNKRETERMVREALEKLRSEMEDEKRQAVSKAVSGGQAEMERKCKTVKEKCKEELVEEVKKMVAQHKQLISTTKKKQWCYNCEEEAMYHCCWNTSYCSIKCQQEHWHADHKRTCRRKR
- the LOC111956382 gene encoding zinc finger MYND domain-containing protein 11 isoform X2, which translates into the protein MNKEVMSRVVKKRQADPKVVQYVWAAIEVIRNQKQIANMDRISKYLSRVFGMHPKETARQLSLAVKDGLVVETLTVGCKGSKAGIEQEGYWLPGDEQEPNADGSKTEKEPPKEEWEAESHDWYCFECHLPGDVLVCDNCFRVYHLKCLSDEYKPRDSGSHWQCVVCRGSKKKNLNKQEMCRYLRFIIQRMKERAVDLNKKGKDTQHPMYRRLIHTTLDVTNIQENLTEGKYKSFDEFKADAQLIVHNTAILFGVHSDQAEIARLLYSDTCHELNELMLCKNCFYLSNARPDNWFCYPCTPNHEVVWAKMKGFGYWPAKVLQREDQQVDVRFFGHQHQRAWIPADNIQDIKVSVQQLQVKRSASWKKACDELELSQCFQREGRFWKTKTVEKVEERRGDGEERLTERPEEAEYSISSTSNNNDQVKHKADRQADRDRQPDRQEPKAKKSRRSQAPEPKEEATDPEPEMEAVSSSQEIPVTTPHQPEKLSVSTQTKKASAASPRSLHRSTQTTSDGACQNMCHEKYTKIFNDVKDMMKADNKRETERMVREALEKLRSEMEDEKRQAVSKAVSGGQAEMERKCKTVKEKCKEELVEEVKKMVAQHKQLISTTKKKQWCYNCEEEAMYHCCWNTSYCSIKCQQEHWHADHKRTCRRKR